The following are encoded together in the Triticum dicoccoides isolate Atlit2015 ecotype Zavitan chromosome 6B, WEW_v2.0, whole genome shotgun sequence genome:
- the LOC119325436 gene encoding uncharacterized protein LOC119325436 yields MSPAGRRAATPPLASPPRPAGLLPSPLAATAGSPRGVISCIGRHPSLLVAAGSAPTTPERACRSSPENPFPQVKKYNGDDDRISTLPSDILVNILDRLNVREAARTSILSIRWSQLSCKLPRLIINAQPDGVSRSNSNISDADLVRINAASVEATKSLLTRRCPGEDTIRLLSTTFYLRGDVPISIGHAVGSAMTTHKIENAEFTVLTVKNRLQCTLDDVLNHGAQFVSFFNECLNAFTGLTRLYMENLRFVDSDFVSNIFVTCKRLKYLGFLNCDTQKRLTLQVEHAQLTELSMLNCRFYKVELKWLPRLTRTTFTCWMTFEELPLSFGHVPLLEFLNLTNIGLSRHKMVMLSTLLCETHIQELRLGFKCEKIWVQPECLSERLASALHRLRIVSLVCIPEGSDLKWTNFILEAAPSLEELYMSVIDHPCEMIIDPERRMELSLSENKGVEWESLRPHFKHRRLAKLVIFCFVNYMVSYVRRVMIAAVNLKDVYLYDRLACSKCKHMAVFKPGRLPRAKKKLEAMKKLLAQGIESAPRIHLQTHSEMDADHAARVKDYLCS; encoded by the exons ATGTCGccggccggccgccgcgccgccacgccgcccctCGCATCTCCGCCTCGTCCCGCGGGTCTCCTTCCATCGCCGCTCGCAGCCACCGCCGGAAGTCCCCGCGGGGTCATCTCCTGCATCGGCCGCCACCCCTCTCtgttggtcgccgccggcagcGCACCAACTACTCCTGAACGGGCCTGCAGATCCTCGCCAGAGAATCCCTTCCCCCAAGTGAAG AAATACAACGGAGATGATGATAGAATCAGCACCTTGCCCAGCGACATTCTGGTCAACATTCTTGACCGACTCAATGTCCGTGAAGCTGCGAGAACCAGCATCCTCTCCATACGGTGGAGTCAGCTCTCTTGCAAGCTCCCCCGGCTTATCATAAATGCTCAGCCTGATGGTGTCTCTCGCTCCAACTCCAACATCTCTGATGCTGACTTGGTTCGGATCAATGCAGCTTCTGTTGAAGCGACAAAGAGCTTACTCACCCGCAGATGTCCAGGGGAAGACACCATCCGCCTCCTGTCCACCACCTTCTACTTGAGAGGTGATGTCCCCATATCCATTGGACATGCTGTTGGCAGCGCCATGACGACACACAAGATTGAGAACGCTGAATTCACAGTTTTGACAGTGAAGAATCGCCTACAGTGCACTCTTGATGATGTGTTGAACCACGGGGCACAGTTTGTGTCATTTTTTAATGAGTGTCTGAATGCTTTTACTGGTTTGACGCGCCTCTACATGGAGAATTTGAGATTTGTTGATTCTGACTTCGTCTCCAACATCTTCGTCACTTGCAAGCGATTAAAATATTTAGGTTTTCTCAATTGCGACACACAGAAGCGTTTAACACTCCAGGTTGAACACGCTCAACTCACTGAGCTCAGTATGCTCAACTGCCGTTTTTACAAAGTCGAACTCAAGTGGCTCCCAAGACTCACCCGGACAACGTTCACATGTTGGATGACTTTCGAAGAACTACCACTGTCATTTGGTCATGTCCCACTGCTCGAGTTTTTGAATCTCACAAATATTGGTCTTAGTCGGCACAAAATGGTCATGTTAAGTACATTACTTTGTGAGACACACATACAAGAACTGCGGTTGGGGTTTAAATGCGAAAAG ATTTGGGTTCAACCGGAGTGTCTGAGCGAAAGGCTGGCATCTGCGTTACACAGACTAAGGATTGTCAGTCTAGTTTGCATTCCTGAAGGGTCTGATCTCAAGTGGACAAATTTCATTCTGGAAGCTGCGCCATCACTTGAAGAGTTGTACATGTCG GTAATTGATCATCCGTGTGAAATGATAATTGATCCGGAAAGGAGGATGGAACTCTCGCTTAGCGAGAACAAGGGCGTCGAGTGGGAATCACTTAGACCACATTTCAAGCACCGCCGCCTTGCCAAGCTCGTCATCTTTTGCTTTGTAAATTACATGGTGAGTTATGTCAGGCGTGTGATGATAGCAGCGGTGAATCTGAAGGATGTGTACCTGTATGATAGACTGGCATGTAGCAAGTGCAAACACATGGCCGTTTTTAAGCCTGGTAGGCTTCCACGGGCAAAGAAGAAGTTGGAAGCGATGAAGAAGCTGTTGGCCCAGGGCATCGAGTCAGCTCCCAGAATTCACTTGCAGACCCATTCTGAAATGGACGCTGACCATGCTGCAAGGGTTAAAGACTACTTATGTTCATGA